A genomic segment from Saprospiraceae bacterium encodes:
- a CDS encoding PIF1 family DEAD/DEAH box helicase: MEKHNQNMFITGRAGTGKSTLLQLFRNSTHKKTVVLAPTGIAALNVKGQTIHAFFGFPPKPLVKEDIKRRRDRRLYQKMEVLIIDEISMVRADLLDNIDYFLRVNRENPYPFGGVQVVFFGDLFQLPPIVSSEAEKQLFQTVYDSPYFFSAKVFEEDFELKKLELRKVYRQENRYFLRLLDSIRLNQMDFDDLEDLNQRYLPGFEAEDFYITLSARNAKVDSINRREIDKILYPAYLYQASITGAFPPNLFPTEAALQLKLNAQVMFIKNDPQKQFVNGTIGKITKLEDQKVTILVEEYGQKRQVTVEPMEWEILQYKLNPDRPDKIETETIGTFKQIPLKLAWAITIHKSQGKTFDKVIIDMGQGAFEYGQTYVALSRCRTLEGIVLKQAIRPSDIMTDERVIAFYESHF, encoded by the coding sequence TTGGAAAAGCATAACCAAAACATGTTTATTACGGGTCGTGCAGGGACAGGTAAATCAACTTTACTGCAACTTTTTCGCAATAGTACCCATAAAAAAACTGTCGTTCTGGCACCCACAGGGATTGCAGCACTCAATGTGAAGGGGCAAACGATTCATGCTTTTTTTGGCTTTCCTCCCAAACCTTTGGTCAAAGAAGATATAAAGAGAAGACGTGATCGTCGGCTTTATCAAAAAATGGAGGTGCTTATCATTGATGAAATATCCATGGTCAGGGCTGATTTGTTGGATAATATCGATTATTTCCTGCGGGTGAACCGGGAAAATCCGTATCCATTTGGAGGCGTGCAAGTGGTCTTTTTTGGTGATTTGTTCCAGTTGCCTCCCATTGTCTCTTCCGAAGCAGAAAAGCAGCTTTTCCAAACGGTGTATGATTCACCCTATTTCTTTTCGGCCAAAGTTTTTGAAGAAGATTTTGAACTAAAAAAGCTGGAGCTCCGCAAGGTTTATCGGCAGGAGAACCGTTATTTTCTTCGATTGCTAGATAGCATCCGGCTCAATCAAATGGATTTTGACGACCTGGAAGACCTTAACCAGCGATACCTGCCTGGGTTTGAAGCGGAGGATTTTTATATCACCCTTTCTGCCCGAAATGCAAAAGTCGACAGTATCAACCGCCGGGAAATAGACAAAATTTTATATCCGGCCTACCTCTACCAGGCCAGTATTACGGGGGCATTCCCCCCCAATTTGTTCCCTACCGAAGCAGCTTTACAACTAAAGCTGAACGCACAGGTCATGTTTATCAAGAATGATCCGCAAAAACAATTTGTAAATGGGACCATCGGTAAAATCACAAAATTGGAAGACCAGAAAGTGACCATTCTAGTGGAGGAATATGGCCAAAAAAGACAGGTGACGGTCGAACCCATGGAGTGGGAAATTTTGCAATACAAATTGAATCCAGACAGGCCCGACAAAATTGAGACGGAGACCATCGGAACCTTTAAACAAATTCCCTTAAAATTGGCCTGGGCCATTACTATCCACAAGTCACAAGGAAAAACCTTTGATAAAGTCATCATTGATATGGGGCAGGGCGCCTTTGAATATGGGCAAACCTATGTAGCACTTAGCCGCTGCCGAACCCTGGAGGGTATCGTCCTGAAACAGGCTATCCGCCCCAGTGATATCATGACGGATGAAAGGGTGATTGCGTTTTATGAAAGTCACTTTTAA
- a CDS encoding endonuclease/exonuclease/phosphatase family protein has protein sequence MRIIYFTLSFLLFSFIANAQEKQSYRVGAIGFYNFENLFDTADDPRIKDEEFTPKGANNWTPELYQQKLENLAKVVAEMGTDVTPDGMGILGVAEVENRKVLEDFVAHPKLRDRKYQIVHFDSPDFRGIDVALLYQAKYFSVETARAIPLALFEDNGTRKYTRDILMVSGSFDGDPIHVFVNHWPSRSGGASATQAYRNAAALKVKILSDSLMQLDPKAKIVIMGDLNDDPSSPSVKKVLGAKAKTTAVKEKGFFNPMYTNFKKGLGTLAYRDAWNLFDQIIISEGLVNAPDTTYRFYSARVFSPNYLYQKTGHFKGYPFRSFSGNTYIGGYSDHFPVYIFLIKSI, from the coding sequence ATGAGAATTATTTATTTCACCCTCAGCTTTCTTTTATTTTCTTTTATAGCCAACGCCCAAGAAAAACAATCCTATCGTGTAGGTGCTATTGGCTTTTATAATTTTGAAAACCTCTTTGATACAGCTGATGATCCTCGTATCAAGGATGAAGAGTTTACACCAAAAGGGGCAAATAATTGGACCCCAGAATTGTACCAACAAAAGCTGGAGAACCTAGCCAAAGTGGTGGCCGAAATGGGAACCGATGTCACCCCAGATGGTATGGGTATACTGGGTGTGGCCGAAGTGGAAAACAGGAAGGTCCTGGAAGATTTTGTAGCCCATCCAAAGCTAAGAGACCGCAAATATCAAATTGTTCATTTTGACTCCCCTGATTTTAGGGGCATAGATGTTGCCCTCTTATACCAGGCCAAATATTTTTCGGTGGAAACAGCGAGAGCTATCCCCTTAGCACTTTTCGAAGATAATGGGACTAGAAAGTACACCCGTGATATTTTGATGGTCTCCGGAAGTTTTGATGGCGACCCCATCCACGTATTTGTCAACCACTGGCCTTCCAGAAGTGGCGGTGCCAGCGCTACCCAGGCCTATCGAAATGCCGCCGCCTTGAAGGTGAAAATCCTCTCTGACTCCCTGATGCAACTCGACCCCAAAGCCAAAATTGTAATCATGGGAGACCTCAATGATGATCCCAGCAGCCCCAGCGTCAAGAAGGTCTTAGGCGCAAAGGCCAAGACCACCGCTGTAAAAGAAAAAGGTTTTTTCAACCCGATGTATACTAATTTCAAAAAAGGATTAGGTACCCTGGCTTACAGAGACGCCTGGAATCTCTTCGACCAAATCATTATTTCGGAAGGCCTGGTGAATGCACCTGATACAACTTATCGCTTTTATAGTGCTCGGGTGTTCTCCCCGAACTATCTTTACCAAAAAACTGGGCATTTTAAAGGATATCCCTTCCGTTCATTTAGCGGAAATACTTATATTGGGGGATACAGTGATCATTTTCCCGTGTATATCTTTTTAATTAAATCCATTTAG
- a CDS encoding TonB-dependent receptor: MHSNFIPFRVLTGRKFMLGFLSLLFPISLFSQLATIKGKLVDQQTNEAVIGAEVRTPLTSTFSDFEGQFALQLSANTTEIVLTINGGGYQTLEIPVQIAGRKNVSLGTLRLLAEENVGQIAGEEIIPTITISTDDQNSDGSQSISGILTASSDRFVSTIGSVFGPYRYNFRGYGSENTMMFLNNIQVNDPESGGVFWSKWGGLNDVFRNRSSEIGLGSTAFGLGGVGGATTIDTRASTQRKQTRFSYASSNRSYSHRMMGTYSSGMLPSGWAFTVSGSSRWAQEGYQDGAFYEAYSYFLSVDKKLGDHHLLNITAFGAPTIRGRSGAATQELYDLAGSNYYNSYWGYQEGKKRNSRVSNTHQPMAILRHDWKVGENTSIVTSVGYQGGRYGSTAIDWYDAPDPRPDYYRKLPSFIDNEQAEAVADLLRSSEAARQIDWAAMYNANRHHFVTIHDANGIAGNTVSGNRSNYILEDRRFDSETYSFNNRFESVINNRIFLSGGLGYQAFIGDNFKVVDDLLGGDFYLDIDKFAEFEPGADNDFIQNDLSIPNRVVKEGDVFGYHYEMNIRKANAWLQGNFSLDRFDIFLSGGLTNTTFWRNGLVQNGKFPDNSIGESEHLNFLDYQLKAGLTLKIDGRNYIIANGNYQKQAPWARYAFTSPRTRNQTVPGLEQVKIQGVEGGYLLKAPYANARVMGYYTTFKNQLFNRSFYLDNAIINDDGSTSGGFVNYIMTGMDTRHMGLELAAEVEVISRLKLSAVATLGNYQYTNRPSAFAYIDNKAEPLPAKTVYIKNFNLSGTPQKAYTFGIHYSGKDFWFANLNFNYFDDVWIDFYPERRTLAAVATVADPVYTNQVVEQGSDLWHDIIDQEKAPAAFTMDFFGGKSWKINDLFIYLNVGISNILDKQDFITGGYEQFRFDFENKDVNRFPNRYFYSFGRTYYISLAFKI, from the coding sequence ATGCACAGTAACTTTATTCCTTTTCGCGTTCTCACAGGGCGCAAATTCATGCTAGGCTTCTTAAGCCTTCTTTTCCCAATCTCTCTTTTTTCCCAGTTAGCGACCATTAAAGGTAAACTTGTAGACCAACAGACCAATGAAGCAGTTATTGGTGCGGAGGTTCGAACACCTTTAACGAGTACTTTTTCTGACTTTGAAGGACAATTTGCATTGCAATTGTCTGCTAATACGACAGAAATCGTCCTTACGATTAATGGAGGAGGCTACCAAACACTGGAAATACCCGTTCAGATTGCTGGCCGGAAAAATGTCAGTTTAGGTACTCTTCGACTGCTGGCAGAGGAAAATGTAGGGCAAATTGCCGGAGAAGAAATTATTCCTACCATTACCATTAGTACCGATGACCAAAACAGCGATGGCTCCCAAAGTATATCAGGTATACTTACCGCCTCCAGCGATCGATTCGTTTCTACGATCGGATCTGTTTTTGGCCCTTACCGCTATAATTTTAGAGGGTATGGGTCGGAAAACACCATGATGTTTTTGAATAACATCCAGGTCAATGACCCAGAAAGCGGCGGTGTTTTCTGGAGCAAATGGGGTGGCTTGAATGATGTTTTTCGCAACCGGAGTTCGGAGATTGGACTTGGTTCCACTGCCTTTGGACTTGGTGGGGTGGGTGGCGCAACTACCATTGATACCAGGGCTTCTACCCAGCGGAAACAAACGCGTTTTTCCTATGCTTCCTCCAACCGGTCTTATAGCCATCGGATGATGGGCACCTATTCGAGCGGTATGTTACCCAGTGGCTGGGCTTTTACCGTGTCTGGGTCTAGCCGATGGGCCCAAGAAGGCTACCAGGATGGCGCCTTTTATGAAGCCTACTCTTATTTCTTATCGGTAGATAAAAAACTAGGAGATCATCACCTCCTGAACATAACAGCCTTTGGCGCTCCGACGATCCGAGGCCGTTCAGGGGCTGCTACGCAGGAGCTTTACGACTTAGCTGGCTCTAATTATTACAATTCCTACTGGGGCTATCAGGAAGGCAAAAAACGCAATTCCAGGGTAAGTAATACCCATCAGCCCATGGCTATTCTTCGCCATGACTGGAAGGTGGGCGAAAATACTTCAATCGTCACTTCTGTGGGATATCAGGGTGGGAGATATGGTAGTACCGCCATCGATTGGTATGATGCGCCTGATCCACGACCAGATTATTATCGAAAATTACCAAGTTTTATCGACAATGAGCAGGCAGAGGCCGTAGCTGACTTGTTGCGTTCCTCTGAAGCCGCCCGACAAATTGATTGGGCAGCCATGTACAACGCTAATCGCCATCATTTTGTCACCATCCATGATGCCAATGGCATCGCAGGTAATACGGTTAGCGGCAATCGTTCTAATTATATCCTGGAGGATCGTCGTTTTGACAGCGAAACCTACAGTTTTAATAATCGCTTCGAATCGGTCATTAATAACCGGATATTTCTTAGCGGAGGGTTAGGCTATCAGGCTTTTATCGGTGATAACTTCAAAGTAGTGGATGATTTGCTGGGGGGCGACTTTTACTTGGATATCGACAAGTTTGCGGAGTTTGAGCCAGGTGCAGACAATGATTTCATTCAAAATGACCTGTCGATTCCCAATCGAGTTGTTAAGGAAGGAGATGTTTTTGGCTATCATTATGAAATGAATATCCGTAAAGCCAATGCCTGGTTGCAAGGGAATTTCAGCCTGGATAGGTTTGATATTTTCTTATCGGGTGGCCTCACCAATACGACCTTTTGGCGAAATGGTTTGGTGCAAAATGGTAAATTCCCCGATAATTCGATCGGAGAATCGGAGCACCTCAATTTTCTCGATTATCAGCTAAAGGCTGGGCTCACCCTGAAAATTGATGGACGGAATTATATCATAGCCAACGGCAACTATCAAAAACAAGCTCCTTGGGCGCGTTACGCTTTTACCTCCCCTAGAACCAGAAACCAAACAGTGCCTGGGTTAGAGCAGGTCAAAATACAAGGCGTAGAAGGTGGTTATTTGCTGAAGGCGCCTTATGCGAATGCCCGGGTCATGGGCTACTATACCACCTTTAAAAACCAGCTATTCAATCGAAGTTTTTACTTGGATAATGCCATTATTAATGACGATGGTAGTACCAGTGGGGGTTTTGTCAATTACATCATGACGGGGATGGATACGCGGCACATGGGATTAGAATTAGCGGCAGAGGTAGAAGTCATTTCCAGGTTGAAATTGAGCGCGGTGGCGACTTTGGGAAATTACCAATACACCAATCGCCCTAGTGCTTTTGCTTATATCGATAACAAGGCAGAACCCTTGCCTGCTAAAACGGTATATATCAAGAACTTTAACTTGAGTGGCACCCCACAAAAAGCGTATACGTTTGGTATCCATTACAGTGGCAAAGATTTTTGGTTTGCCAATCTGAATTTCAATTATTTTGATGATGTCTGGATCGATTTTTATCCTGAAAGACGAACCTTGGCTGCCGTGGCAACAGTCGCCGATCCGGTGTACACCAATCAGGTTGTCGAACAAGGCTCCGATCTTTGGCATGACATTATTGACCAGGAGAAGGCGCCTGCTGCTTTCACCATGGACTTCTTTGGCGGCAAATCCTGGAAAATTAATGATCTTTTTATCTATCTCAATGTTGGCATTAGCAACATTTTAGATAAACAGGACTTTATCACTGGGGGCTACGAACAATTCCGTTTCGACTTTGAAAACAAAGATGTCAATCGTTTTCCTAACCGCTATTTTTATAGTTTCGGCCGAACTTACTACATCAGTTTAGCCTTTAAAATCTAA
- a CDS encoding DUF5689 domain-containing protein has translation MNFLAKYNIRFFLFLGLLLTTVWACVDQNFDEPPLDGLTTLTANATVSEIKALHSLGQAASRIDQDLVIEVLVGADDQSGNLFRQIAVQDETGGFILRLNATGLYNTYGEGTVLLIKLQGLYIGDYNGTYQLNGSLEDPIEELLIKNHLFVKERGQTVVAEPVTLDELNNPTRFAQLLNKIVQITDVQFSSASAGVPYADAVNRLSVNRDLADCKGNVVIVRTSGFADFAAELTPEGKGSMIALLSVFGSTKQLILRRPSDLQMDATRCGASSGGETLISIGDVRAQFNGGATAAPANSKIRGVVISDAVNGNIDVRNLVIQDGDKGIVVRFSDAHNFALGEELEIAISENELSEFRGLLQVNGVANAAVTSKGPGTLPTPRTATVAEITQNLENWESTLVEIKAATLSGGATYNGNLTVSDATGSIALFTRSAASFSGAAVPTGKADIITIVSQFDDPQIAIRNLSDVSAEGNNGGGDAEPVSTAELRAMFNGSAMLIPAAKLLKGIVISDTNNGNLTGRNIVLQDAEGGIVVRFDANHAFALGEEVEINVSLQELSEFNGLLQVNNVPMANVTSKGMGTLPTPREVTIKEVIDNLESWESTLVKIKDVTFTSGGVYSGNQTLNDASGSILMFTRTQASFANVNVPTTKVSLTGIVSQFNDPQLIIRNLTDVVE, from the coding sequence ATGAATTTTCTAGCAAAATATAATATACGTTTTTTCTTGTTTTTGGGTCTATTATTAACCACTGTCTGGGCTTGTGTCGACCAAAATTTCGACGAACCTCCATTGGATGGGCTCACGACCTTGACCGCAAATGCTACCGTTTCAGAGATTAAGGCTTTACATTCACTTGGGCAAGCAGCTAGCCGCATCGACCAGGATTTGGTCATTGAGGTCTTGGTTGGTGCAGATGACCAATCTGGCAATTTATTCCGTCAAATTGCCGTACAGGACGAAACAGGTGGATTTATTTTACGCCTGAATGCTACCGGACTGTACAATACCTACGGAGAGGGCACGGTGTTGCTGATCAAGTTGCAGGGCTTGTACATTGGAGATTATAACGGCACCTACCAGCTTAATGGCTCCCTCGAGGATCCGATCGAAGAGTTATTGATTAAGAACCATCTTTTTGTTAAGGAACGAGGCCAAACGGTTGTTGCCGAGCCTGTTACCTTGGATGAATTAAATAATCCTACCCGTTTTGCTCAACTGCTCAATAAAATCGTACAAATAACGGATGTGCAATTTTCTTCAGCTTCCGCTGGCGTGCCATATGCCGATGCCGTCAATAGGTTATCCGTCAACAGAGATTTAGCGGATTGTAAAGGAAATGTCGTGATCGTTCGCACCAGCGGTTTTGCGGATTTTGCCGCTGAACTGACACCTGAAGGAAAAGGATCGATGATTGCTTTGTTGAGTGTTTTTGGCAGTACCAAACAACTTATTTTAAGAAGGCCATCTGATTTACAAATGGATGCCACCCGTTGTGGTGCTAGTTCAGGTGGTGAAACGCTAATTAGCATCGGTGATGTCAGAGCGCAGTTTAACGGAGGAGCCACTGCTGCGCCAGCCAATTCAAAGATCAGAGGCGTGGTGATTTCTGACGCGGTCAATGGCAATATTGATGTGAGAAACCTGGTGATCCAGGATGGCGATAAAGGAATTGTGGTCCGATTTAGCGATGCCCACAATTTTGCGCTAGGAGAAGAACTAGAAATAGCCATTTCAGAAAATGAATTATCTGAGTTCAGAGGTTTGTTGCAAGTCAATGGGGTAGCCAATGCCGCCGTCACTTCGAAAGGACCGGGAACCCTGCCTACACCCCGCACGGCTACGGTAGCTGAAATCACGCAAAACCTCGAAAACTGGGAATCCACTTTAGTTGAAATTAAAGCAGCTACCCTTTCTGGCGGAGCAACCTATAATGGTAATTTGACGGTCAGCGATGCTACCGGCTCGATCGCCTTGTTCACTCGTAGTGCTGCTTCTTTTTCAGGTGCTGCTGTTCCTACGGGCAAGGCTGATATCATTACGATCGTTTCTCAATTTGACGACCCACAAATTGCCATCAGGAATTTGTCGGATGTGAGTGCAGAGGGGAATAATGGAGGGGGAGATGCCGAACCGGTTTCGACGGCCGAGTTAAGGGCTATGTTTAATGGTAGTGCAATGCTTATTCCTGCCGCCAAATTGTTGAAAGGAATTGTCATTTCGGATACGAATAATGGCAACCTGACTGGCCGCAATATTGTTTTACAGGATGCGGAGGGCGGCATTGTCGTTCGCTTTGATGCCAATCACGCTTTCGCATTGGGGGAAGAAGTTGAAATCAATGTTTCCTTACAAGAGCTTTCGGAATTTAATGGTCTACTGCAAGTAAACAATGTACCAATGGCCAATGTTACTTCGAAAGGAATGGGGACCCTTCCTACACCACGGGAAGTAACGATCAAAGAAGTCATTGATAACCTCGAAAGCTGGGAATCTACTTTAGTCAAAATCAAAGACGTAACCTTTACATCTGGTGGTGTTTATTCAGGCAACCAGACCCTAAACGACGCTAGTGGCTCTATTTTGATGTTTACCAGGACCCAGGCTTCTTTTGCCAATGTGAACGTACCTACAACTAAAGTAAGCCTTACCGGAATCGTGTCACAATTTAATGATCCACAATTGATTATCCGCAATTTGACGGATGTAGTAGAATAA
- a CDS encoding methyltransferase: MGSTKIAKPFYFKQFVLQQDRCAMKIGTDGILLGAWADTSGIHRILDIGTGSGLIAIMLAQRTKDALIDAVEIDADACSQAQKNMKSSPWSERLRAFPMAIQDFRLSADSKDGYDLVISNPPFFSGGTFSFNQDRTSVRHTIKLPHNDLLGAVRKLLHSQGRFCTILPLIEGLRFQELAESYHLYCTKITEVRPKADKPIERLLMQFEKEQRTIARGELILRGEDGQTMTPAYTSLTEAFYYKL, translated from the coding sequence ATGGGTTCGACAAAAATAGCAAAACCCTTTTATTTTAAGCAGTTTGTACTGCAACAAGATCGGTGTGCGATGAAAATCGGTACGGATGGCATTCTGTTGGGAGCCTGGGCCGATACCAGTGGCATTCACCGAATCCTGGATATTGGTACAGGAAGTGGCTTGATTGCCATTATGTTGGCGCAACGAACAAAAGATGCCTTGATTGATGCCGTAGAGATCGATGCGGATGCTTGTAGCCAAGCTCAGAAGAACATGAAATCTTCTCCCTGGTCCGAGCGATTGCGAGCCTTTCCCATGGCCATACAAGATTTTCGACTTTCTGCGGATAGCAAGGATGGGTATGATTTGGTGATTAGTAATCCGCCTTTTTTTTCTGGTGGGACATTTAGTTTTAACCAAGATAGAACAAGCGTTCGTCATACCATAAAACTACCTCATAATGACCTGCTTGGTGCCGTAAGGAAATTATTGCATTCCCAGGGGCGGTTCTGTACGATTTTGCCATTGATAGAAGGACTTCGTTTTCAGGAATTGGCGGAAAGTTATCACCTTTATTGCACAAAGATTACGGAGGTTAGGCCCAAGGCCGACAAGCCAATAGAACGCCTTTTGATGCAGTTTGAGAAAGAACAGCGGACTATCGCCAGAGGTGAATTGATCTTGCGAGGGGAAGATGGCCAAACCATGACTCCTGCTTATACTTCGCTGACCGAGGCATTTTATTATAAGCTATAA
- a CDS encoding DNA-binding protein, translating into MNITFNELREIKHKLPTGSVSKIAQILNIEEQTVRNYFGANKYQDGQITGKHIQPGPNGGIVNLKDTTILETALQILKEQASEVPS; encoded by the coding sequence ATGAATATTACCTTTAATGAGTTGCGAGAAATCAAACACAAGCTTCCCACCGGTAGTGTAAGCAAAATTGCCCAAATCCTTAATATCGAGGAGCAAACAGTTAGGAATTATTTTGGCGCTAATAAGTACCAAGATGGGCAAATAACAGGAAAACACATTCAACCTGGACCTAACGGTGGGATTGTTAATTTAAAGGACACCACTATTTTAGAAACGGCATTACAAATCCTAAAAGAACAAGCATCGGAAGTACCATCCTAG